In a single window of the Biomphalaria glabrata chromosome 5, xgBioGlab47.1, whole genome shotgun sequence genome:
- the LOC129926150 gene encoding hemolymph lipopolysaccharide-binding protein-like, translated as MILSILFLILCATVVGGQTPPVYKFDPKYDTCGSGSFSDFRMQYLEGTYIMCLRWSDSPLTFFGARNYCQIRGTRLGVFDTMDKMKILQTRNNLTLIGLDDLKTEGKFIWHNGAELNNAPNSGFFNEDEPSNSAGIEDCVVLHGSLLNDVTCTTLYDFVCELV; from the exons AtgattttatcaatattgtttttgatTCTCTGCGCCACAGTTGTAG GTGGCCAAACGCCTCCGGTCTACAAGTTTGACCCAAAATATGATACATGTGGGTCAGGATCTTTTTCAGATTTTAGGATGCAATATCTTGAAGGTACTTATATAATGTGTCTTAGGTGGTCTGATTCGCCCCTTACTTTCTTTGGAGCTAGAAACTATTGTCAGA TTCGTGGAACAAGGTTGGGCGTTTTTGATACAATggataaaatgaaaattttacaGACACGAAACAACTTGACCTTGATTGGTTTAGATGACTTAAAAACTGAAGGCAAGTTCATATGGCATAACGGCGCAGAGCTCAACAATGCACCCAACAGTGGTTTCTTTAATGAAG ATGAGCCAAGTAATAGTGCTGGCATTGAAGACTGCGTCGTCTTGCATGGGAGCTTACTCAACGACGTAACGTGCACTACTCTATACGACTTCGTGTGCGAattagtataa